Proteins from one Apis cerana isolate GH-2021 linkage group LG11, AcerK_1.0, whole genome shotgun sequence genomic window:
- the LOC107999361 gene encoding kinesin-like protein unc-104 isoform X21, translating to MSSVKVAVRVRPFNNREISREAQCIIEMSGSTTSILNPKAPPGSKDSVKSFNYDYSYFSMDPNDANYSSQLMVYKDIGEEMLEHAFEGYNVCIFAYGQTGAGKSYTMMGKQEEGQEGIIPQICKDLFRKISRNSNECLKYSVEVSYMEIYCERVRDLLNPKNKGNLRVREHPLLGPYVEDLSKLAVMSYQDIHDLIDEGNKARTVAATNMNETSSRSHAVFTIFFTQQKQDSATGLVTEKVSKISLVDLAGSERADSTGAKGTRLKEGANINKSLTTLGKVISALAEIATKKKKKADFIPYRDSVLTWLLRENLGGNSKTAMIAAVSPADINYDETLSTLRYADRAKQIVCKAVVNEDANAKLIRELKEEIQKLRELLKQEGIDVQEGPDGKVTYEKKESRDEIVRVVKREDDVKETRPRIPSHTTSTIAEEAVDQLQASEKLIAELNETWEEKLKRTELIRLQREAVFAEMGVAVKEDGVTVGVFSPKKTPHLVNLNEDPMMSECLIYYIKDGFTRIGSAEANIPQDIQLCGPHILSEHCVFENHEGIITLMPKKGALIYVNGREVTEPVILKTGSRVILGKNHVFRFNHPDQVRERREKGSPVETPGNGETVDWNFAQIELLEKQGIDLKAEMEKRLLVLEEQFRKEKEEADQLFEEQRKSYEARIDALQRQVEEQSMTMSMYSSYTPEDFNNIEEDIFVNPLFDAESNWTEREFQLAAWAFRKWKYHQFTSLRDDLWGNAIFLKEANAISVELKKKVQFQFTLLTDTLYSPLPPDLLPVVDDVLEEEERPFPRTIVAVEVQDTKNGATHYWTLDKLRQKLELMREMYHNEAELSPTSPDFNIESITGGDPFYDRFPWFRMVGRSFIYLSNLMYPVPLIHKVAIVNEKGDVKGYLRVTVQAVVEEENNEYSSGVRQSARISFEDDLFGNNQKQNKRNILLTQTLEKNRQILLHEERVVEGHNEQKEIKDEDDIGDADSGRGDSSVSSDMKEEDLPDHLQLGSEFTFRVTVLQAMGISTEYADIFCQFNFLHRHDEAFSTEPVKNTGKGNSPGFYHVQNITVTVTKSFLEYLKTQPIVFEVFGHYQQHPLHKDAKLEYVRQPPKRMLPPSIPISQPVRSPKFGSVLPSPSTSHVHAKYDVLVWFEICELAPNGEYVPSVVDHSDDLPCRGLFLLHQGIQRRIRITIVHEPASELRWKDVRELVVGRIRNTPEPEEEDNDSSVLSLGLFPGEYLEVPGDDRCMFRFEAAWDSSLHNSALLNRVTAYGEQIFMTISAYLELENCGRPAIITKDLSMIIYGRDARVGPRSLKHLFSGSYRNQEANRLSGVYELVLRRSSEAGVQRRQRRVLDTSSTYVRGEENLHGWRPRGDSLIFDHQWELEKLTRLEEVGKVRHTLLLREKLGIDKVSFCNKISHDFTKSEKDVCNMMAKATNETHASPVKLKRSTSKDIYEPWEMSEREKELALKCIKLIQGRIPNKEPILLSDVSPGEDMADMSTSMMSSVISSSSQELSSPERARLQELQESILASESASQSCTIAPAPLGSSSPSKENLVLYVPEVEEIRISPVIARKGYLNVLEHKTNGWKKRWVAVRRPYVLIFREEKDPVERALINLATAQVEYSEDQLAMVKVPNTFSVVTKHRGYLLQTLGDKEVYDWLYAINPLLAGQIRSKLARKGPAATNLNNASPVGLIPPIDQQSNQNKYIH from the exons ATGTCGTCGGTAAAGGTGGCGGTGAGGGTACGACCCTTCAATAATCGAGAAATCTCGCGCGAGGCACAATGCATCATCGAAATGTCCGGCAGCACTACtt CGATATTAAATCCCAAAGCACCACCGGGCAGCAAAGATTCGGTCAAGAGCTTCAATTACGATTATTCCTATTTTTCCATGGAT CCAAATGACGCAAATTATTCTTCACAACTTATGGTCTATAAGGATATCGGTGAAGAGATGTTGGAACATGCCTTCGAAG GTTATAATGTCTGTATATTCGCATATGGACAAACTGGCGCAGGTAAATCGTATACTATGATGGGCAAACAAGAAGAGGGTCAAGAGGGAATAATACCTCAAATTTGCAAGgatctttttagaaaaatcagTCGTAATTCAAACGAGTGCCTGAAATATTCTGTAGAAGTCAGTTACATGGAAATATACTGCGAAAGAGTACGGGATCTCTTGAATCCTAAGAACAAGGGAAATCTTCGGGTAAGAGAACACCCTCTACTTGGACCGTATGTTGAGGATTTATCGAAATTGGCGGTGATGTCCTATCAAGATATTCATGATCTTATCGATGAAGGCAATAAAGCAAG aaCGGTAGCAGCtacaaatatgaatgaaacatCTAGCAGATCTCACGCTGTATTTACGATATTCTTTACACAACAAAAACAAGATTCTGCGACTGGATTAGTGACAGAAAAAGTTAGCAAAATTTCACTCGTCGATTTAGCAGGTTCTGAAAGGGCTGATTCTACTGGTGCAAAAGGTACAAGATTAAAAGAAGGtgctaatattaataaaagcttAACAACCCTTGGAAAAGTCATCAGTGCTCTAGCTGAAATT GcgactaaaaagaaaaagaaggctGATTTTATCCCTTATAGAGATTCTGTTCTAACATGGCTATTGAGAGAAAATCTAGGAGGTAATTCTAAAACAGCGATGATTGCGGCAGTGAGTCCAGCAGATATCAATTACGATGAAACTCTTTCTACTTTAcg ATACGCAGACAGAGCGAAACAAATAGTTTGCAAGGCTGTCGTTAATGAAGATGCAAACGCGAAACTTATCAGGGAACTTAAAGAAGAGATTCAGAAGCTACGAGAATTGCTGAAACAAGAGGGTATTGATGTACAAGAAG GGCCAGATGGTAAAGTCAcatatgaaaagaaagaatcta GAGACGAAATTGTCCGAGTAGTCAAACGTGAGGACGATGTGAAGGAAACTCGACCTAGAATCCCGTCACACACTACATCGACTATCGCTGAAGAAGCAGTAGATCAATTGCAAGCTTCGGAAAAACTTATAGctg aattgaatgaaacatgggaagagaaattgaaacgaaCCGAGCTAATTCGTTTGCAACGTGAGGCAGTGTTCGCTGAAATGGGAGTTGCTGTGAAAGAGGACGGTGTTACTGTTGGTGTGTTCTCTCCAAAAAAGACTCCTCACTTGGTGAATCTGAACGAGGATCCTATGATGTctgaatgtttaatttattacatcaagGATGGCTTCACGCGTATCGGTAGTGCCGAAGCTAACATACCACAAGATATTCAGCTATGTGGACCTCATATATTAAGTGAACACTGTGTTTTTGAGAATCACGAGGGTATTATTACTCTAATGCCCAAAAAAGGAgctttaatttatgtaaatggaCGCGAAGTCACTGAGCCAGTTATTTTGAAAACCGGATCTCGTGTCATTTTAGGAAAGAATCATGTATTCAGATTCAATCATCCTGATCAag ttcgcgaacgaagagaaaaaggatcTCCCGTTGAAACTCCTGGAAATGGAGAGACAGTTGACTGGAACTTTGCACAGATCGAATTGTTAGAAAAGCAAGGAATCGATTTAAAGGCTGAAATGGAGAAAAGACTATTAGTTCTGGAAGAACAATTCCgtaaagagaaggaagaagcaGATCAATTGTTCGAAGAACAAAGAAAa agTTATGAAGCTCGAATAGATGCACTACAAAGACAAGTGGAGGAACAAAGCATGACAATGTCCATGTACAGCAGTTATACACCTGAAGATTTCAATAACATTGAAGAAGATATTTTcg TCAACCCCTTGTTTGACGCAGAGAGCAACTGGACCGAGAGAGAATTCCAGCTGGCCGCTTGGGCCTTTCGCAAATGGAAATATCATCAATTCACAAGTCTTCGAGACGATCTCTGGGGCAACGCTATATTCCTCAAAGAAGCTAACGCTATTTCTGTCGAACTCAAAAAGAAG GTACAATTCCAGTTTACTTTACTCACGGATACGCTTTATTCACCACTTCCACCGGATCTTTTGCCCGTTGTGGATGATGTtttggaagaagaggaaagaccGTTCCCACGTACTATAGTCGCTGTAGAGGTTCAAGATACAAAGAATGGCGCAACACATTATTGGACACTCGATAAACTTAG acAAAAACTGGAATTGATGCGTGAAATGTACCACAATGAAGCAGAATTATCTCCAACATCTCCAGATTTCAATATTGAATCCATAACCGGAGGTGATCCATTCTACGATCGTTTTCCTTGGTTCCGAATGGTTGGCAG GTCCTTTATATATCTAAGCAATCTTATGTATCCTGTACCACTAATTCACAAAGTTGCAATAGTAAACGAAAAAGGAGATGTAAAAGGCTACTTGCGTGTGACTGTGCAAGCTGTCGTTG AAGAGGAAAACAATGAATATTCAAGTGGCGTCAGACAATCAGCTAGAATTTCCTTCGAAGATGATCTATTTGGCAATAATCAAAAGCAGAATAAACGCAACATTCTATTGACTCAGACTCTTGAGAAGAATCGACAGATCTTGTTGCATGAAGAACGTGTTGTAGAAGGTCATAACGAgcaaaaggaaattaaagatGAGGATGATATTGGTGATGCAGACAGCGGTAGAGGCGACAGTTCAGTTTCTAGTGATATGAAGGAAGAAGATTTGCCAGACCACTTACAACTCGGTTCCGAATTCACATTCAGAGTTACTGTGTTGCAAGCAATGGGTATTTCTACCGAATATGCTGATATTTTTTGCCAATTTAA TTTCTTGCATCGACATGATGAAGCATTTTCAACGGAACCGGTTAAAAATACAGGAAAGGGTAATTCTCCTGGATTTTATCATGTACAAAAt atTACGGTAACAGTAACAAAGTCATTTTTGGAATATCTAAAAACTCAGCCGATTGTCTTCGAAGTTTTTGGACATTATCAACAACATCCTTTGCATAAAGATGCCAAACTTGAAta TGTGAGACAACCACCAAAGAGAATGCTTCCACCATCCATACCAATCAGTCAACCTGTACGTTCACCGAAATTTGGTAGCGTTTTACCATCTCCCAGTACATCACACGTACATGCAAAATACGATGTATTAGTTTGGTTCGAAATTTGTGAATTAGCGCCAAATGGTGAATATGTACCCTCCGTGGTCGATCATAGTGATGATCTACCATGCCGTGGATTATTTTTGCTGCATCAGGGAATTCAACGTCGTATTCGAATTACTATTGTTCACGAACCAGCATCTGAATTGCGATGGAAAGATGTTAGAGAATTGGTTGTAGGTCGTATTAGAAACACTCCAGaaccagaagaagaagacaatGATTCATCCGTGCTCTCATTAGGTCTATTTCCTGGTGAATATTTAGAAGTACCCGGTGATGATAGATGCATGTTCAGATTTGAAGCAGCATGGGATAGTTCTCTTCATAATTCAGCTTTGCTGAATAGAGTCACAGCATATGGAGAACAAATCTTTATGACCATTTCTGCATATCTCGaa ttGGAAAATTGTGGAAGGCCGGCGATCATCACAAAAGACTTAAGCATGATTATTTATGGCAGAGACGCTAGAGTAGGACCACGTTCTCTGAAGCATCTGTTCAGCGGAAGTTATCGCAATCAGGAAGCGAATAGGCTCAGTGGTGTTTACGAGTTGGTCCTACGTCGTTCTTCGGAAGCAG gtgTTCAGAGGCGACAACGTCGTGTATTAGACACCAGTTCTACATATGTtagaggagaagaaaatctTCATGGATGGAGACCTCGAGGAGATAGTTTAATATTCGATCATCAATgggaattagaaaaattgacgAGATTAGAAGAAGTGGGGAAAGTAAGACACACATTACTATTACGAGAAAAACTTGGTATTGATAAAGTATCATTCtgcaataaaatatcacaTGATTTCACCAAAAGTGAAAag GACGTTTGTAACATGATGGCGAAGGCAACAAACGAAACGCATGCTAGTCCGGTAAAATTGAAGCGTTCAACAAGTAAAGACATTTATGAACCTTGGGAAATGtccgagagagaaaaagaattagcTTTGAAATGTATCAAACTTATTCAAGGTCGAATTCCAAACAAAGAACCTATTTTATTGTCAGATGTTTCACCTGGAGAAGATATGGCTGATATGTCGACATCTATGATGTCTTCGGTGATATCATCTTCGTCTCAAGA GTTAAGTTCACCAGAAAGAGCTAGACTGCAGGAATTGCAGGAAAGTATATTAGCCAGTGAATCTGCTAGCCAATCATGTACTATTGCGCCGGCTCCGTTGGGTTCATCTTCTCCATCAAAGGAGAATTTAGTTCTCTACGTTCCAGAAGTCGAAGAAATACGTATCAGTCCAGTTATTGCTAGGAAAGGATATTTGAATGTTCTCGAACACAAGACTAATGGTTGGAAGAAACGCTGGGtg GCTGTGCGACGACCATATGTTTTAATCtttcgagaagaaaaggaTCCAGTGGAGAGAGCTCTTATTAATTTAGCTACTGCTCAAGTTGAATATTCTGAAGATCAATTAGCTATGGTAAAAGTACCAAATACTTTcag tgTAGTCACAAAACATCGaggatatttattacaaacattAGGAGACAAAGAGGTTTATGACTGGCTATATGCTATTAATCCTCTTCTTGCTGGTCAAATCAG GTCAAAACTAGCGCGCAAAGGTCCGGCAGCtacaaatttgaataatgcTTCACCTGTTGGTCTAATTCCGCCAATAGATCAACAATCGAACCAAAATAA GTATATTCATTAA
- the LOC107999361 gene encoding kinesin-like protein unc-104 isoform X24 has protein sequence MSSVKVAVRVRPFNNREISREAQCIIEMSGSTTSILNPKAPPGSKDSVKSFNYDYSYFSMDPNDANYSSQLMVYKDIGEEMLEHAFEGYNVCIFAYGQTGAGKSYTMMGKQEEGQEGIIPQICKDLFRKISRNSNECLKYSVEVSYMEIYCERVRDLLNPKNKGNLRVREHPLLGPYVEDLSKLAVMSYQDIHDLIDEGNKARTVAATNMNETSSRSHAVFTIFFTQQKQDSATGLVTEKVSKISLVDLAGSERADSTGAKGTRLKEGANINKSLTTLGKVISALAEIATKKKKKADFIPYRDSVLTWLLRENLGGNSKTAMIAAVSPADINYDETLSTLRYADRAKQIVCKAVVNEDANAKLIRELKEEIQKLRELLKQEGIDVQEGPDGKVTYEKKESRDEIVRVVKREDDVKETRPRIPSHTTSTIAEEAVDQLQASEKLIAELNETWEEKLKRTELIRLQREAVFAEMGVAVKEDGVTVGVFSPKKTPHLVNLNEDPMMSECLIYYIKDGFTRIGSAEANIPQDIQLCGPHILSEHCVFENHEGIITLMPKKGALIYVNGREVTEPVILKTGSRVILGKNHVFRFNHPDQVRERREKGSPVETPGNGETVDWNFAQIELLEKQGIDLKAEMEKRLLVLEEQFRKEKEEADQLFEEQRKSYEARIDALQRQVEEQSMTMSMYSSYTPEDFNNIEEDIFESNWTEREFQLAAWAFRKWKYHQFTSLRDDLWGNAIFLKEANAISVELKKKVQFQFTLLTDTLYSPLPPDLLPVVDDVLEEEERPFPRTIVAVEVQDTKNGATHYWTLDKLRQKLELMREMYHNEAELSPTSPDFNIESITGGDPFYDRFPWFRMVGRSFIYLSNLMYPVPLIHKVAIVNEKGDVKGYLRVTVQAVVEEENNEYSSGVRQSARISFEDDLFGNNQKQNKRNILLTQTLEKNRQILLHEERVVEGHNEQKEIKDEDDIGDADSGRGDSSVSSDMKEEDLPDHLQLGSEFTFRVTVLQAMGISTEYADIFCQFNFLHRHDEAFSTEPVKNTGKGNSPGFYHVQNITVTVTKSFLEYLKTQPIVFEVFGHYQQHPLHKDAKLEYVRQPPKRMLPPSIPISQPVRSPKFGSVLPSPSTSHVHAKYDVLVWFEICELAPNGEYVPSVVDHSDDLPCRGLFLLHQGIQRRIRITIVHEPASELRWKDVRELVVGRIRNTPEPEEEDNDSSVLSLGLFPGEYLEVPGDDRCMFRFEAAWDSSLHNSALLNRVTAYGEQIFMTISAYLELENCGRPAIITKDLSMIIYGRDARVGPRSLKHLFSGSYRNQEANRLSGVYELVLRRSSEAGSPGVQRRQRRVLDTSSTYVRGEENLHGWRPRGDSLIFDHQWELEKLTRLEEVGKVRHTLLLREKLGIDKVSFCNKISHDFTKSEKDVCNMMAKATNETHASPVKLKRSTSKDIYEPWEMSEREKELALKCIKLIQGRIPNKEPILLSDVSPGEDMADMSTSMMSSVISSSSQELSSPERARLQELQESILASESASQSCTIAPAPLGSSSPSKENLVLYVPEVEEIRISPVIARKGYLNVLEHKTNGWKKRWVAVRRPYVLIFREEKDPVERALINLATAQVEYSEDQLAMVKVPNTFSVVTKHRGYLLQTLGDKEVYDWLYAINPLLAGQIRSKLARKGPAATNLNNASPVGLIPPIDQQSNQNK, from the exons ATGTCGTCGGTAAAGGTGGCGGTGAGGGTACGACCCTTCAATAATCGAGAAATCTCGCGCGAGGCACAATGCATCATCGAAATGTCCGGCAGCACTACtt CGATATTAAATCCCAAAGCACCACCGGGCAGCAAAGATTCGGTCAAGAGCTTCAATTACGATTATTCCTATTTTTCCATGGAT CCAAATGACGCAAATTATTCTTCACAACTTATGGTCTATAAGGATATCGGTGAAGAGATGTTGGAACATGCCTTCGAAG GTTATAATGTCTGTATATTCGCATATGGACAAACTGGCGCAGGTAAATCGTATACTATGATGGGCAAACAAGAAGAGGGTCAAGAGGGAATAATACCTCAAATTTGCAAGgatctttttagaaaaatcagTCGTAATTCAAACGAGTGCCTGAAATATTCTGTAGAAGTCAGTTACATGGAAATATACTGCGAAAGAGTACGGGATCTCTTGAATCCTAAGAACAAGGGAAATCTTCGGGTAAGAGAACACCCTCTACTTGGACCGTATGTTGAGGATTTATCGAAATTGGCGGTGATGTCCTATCAAGATATTCATGATCTTATCGATGAAGGCAATAAAGCAAG aaCGGTAGCAGCtacaaatatgaatgaaacatCTAGCAGATCTCACGCTGTATTTACGATATTCTTTACACAACAAAAACAAGATTCTGCGACTGGATTAGTGACAGAAAAAGTTAGCAAAATTTCACTCGTCGATTTAGCAGGTTCTGAAAGGGCTGATTCTACTGGTGCAAAAGGTACAAGATTAAAAGAAGGtgctaatattaataaaagcttAACAACCCTTGGAAAAGTCATCAGTGCTCTAGCTGAAATT GcgactaaaaagaaaaagaaggctGATTTTATCCCTTATAGAGATTCTGTTCTAACATGGCTATTGAGAGAAAATCTAGGAGGTAATTCTAAAACAGCGATGATTGCGGCAGTGAGTCCAGCAGATATCAATTACGATGAAACTCTTTCTACTTTAcg ATACGCAGACAGAGCGAAACAAATAGTTTGCAAGGCTGTCGTTAATGAAGATGCAAACGCGAAACTTATCAGGGAACTTAAAGAAGAGATTCAGAAGCTACGAGAATTGCTGAAACAAGAGGGTATTGATGTACAAGAAG GGCCAGATGGTAAAGTCAcatatgaaaagaaagaatcta GAGACGAAATTGTCCGAGTAGTCAAACGTGAGGACGATGTGAAGGAAACTCGACCTAGAATCCCGTCACACACTACATCGACTATCGCTGAAGAAGCAGTAGATCAATTGCAAGCTTCGGAAAAACTTATAGctg aattgaatgaaacatgggaagagaaattgaaacgaaCCGAGCTAATTCGTTTGCAACGTGAGGCAGTGTTCGCTGAAATGGGAGTTGCTGTGAAAGAGGACGGTGTTACTGTTGGTGTGTTCTCTCCAAAAAAGACTCCTCACTTGGTGAATCTGAACGAGGATCCTATGATGTctgaatgtttaatttattacatcaagGATGGCTTCACGCGTATCGGTAGTGCCGAAGCTAACATACCACAAGATATTCAGCTATGTGGACCTCATATATTAAGTGAACACTGTGTTTTTGAGAATCACGAGGGTATTATTACTCTAATGCCCAAAAAAGGAgctttaatttatgtaaatggaCGCGAAGTCACTGAGCCAGTTATTTTGAAAACCGGATCTCGTGTCATTTTAGGAAAGAATCATGTATTCAGATTCAATCATCCTGATCAag ttcgcgaacgaagagaaaaaggatcTCCCGTTGAAACTCCTGGAAATGGAGAGACAGTTGACTGGAACTTTGCACAGATCGAATTGTTAGAAAAGCAAGGAATCGATTTAAAGGCTGAAATGGAGAAAAGACTATTAGTTCTGGAAGAACAATTCCgtaaagagaaggaagaagcaGATCAATTGTTCGAAGAACAAAGAAAa agTTATGAAGCTCGAATAGATGCACTACAAAGACAAGTGGAGGAACAAAGCATGACAATGTCCATGTACAGCAGTTATACACCTGAAGATTTCAATAACATTGAAGAAGATATTTTcg AGAGCAACTGGACCGAGAGAGAATTCCAGCTGGCCGCTTGGGCCTTTCGCAAATGGAAATATCATCAATTCACAAGTCTTCGAGACGATCTCTGGGGCAACGCTATATTCCTCAAAGAAGCTAACGCTATTTCTGTCGAACTCAAAAAGAAG GTACAATTCCAGTTTACTTTACTCACGGATACGCTTTATTCACCACTTCCACCGGATCTTTTGCCCGTTGTGGATGATGTtttggaagaagaggaaagaccGTTCCCACGTACTATAGTCGCTGTAGAGGTTCAAGATACAAAGAATGGCGCAACACATTATTGGACACTCGATAAACTTAG acAAAAACTGGAATTGATGCGTGAAATGTACCACAATGAAGCAGAATTATCTCCAACATCTCCAGATTTCAATATTGAATCCATAACCGGAGGTGATCCATTCTACGATCGTTTTCCTTGGTTCCGAATGGTTGGCAG GTCCTTTATATATCTAAGCAATCTTATGTATCCTGTACCACTAATTCACAAAGTTGCAATAGTAAACGAAAAAGGAGATGTAAAAGGCTACTTGCGTGTGACTGTGCAAGCTGTCGTTG AAGAGGAAAACAATGAATATTCAAGTGGCGTCAGACAATCAGCTAGAATTTCCTTCGAAGATGATCTATTTGGCAATAATCAAAAGCAGAATAAACGCAACATTCTATTGACTCAGACTCTTGAGAAGAATCGACAGATCTTGTTGCATGAAGAACGTGTTGTAGAAGGTCATAACGAgcaaaaggaaattaaagatGAGGATGATATTGGTGATGCAGACAGCGGTAGAGGCGACAGTTCAGTTTCTAGTGATATGAAGGAAGAAGATTTGCCAGACCACTTACAACTCGGTTCCGAATTCACATTCAGAGTTACTGTGTTGCAAGCAATGGGTATTTCTACCGAATATGCTGATATTTTTTGCCAATTTAA TTTCTTGCATCGACATGATGAAGCATTTTCAACGGAACCGGTTAAAAATACAGGAAAGGGTAATTCTCCTGGATTTTATCATGTACAAAAt atTACGGTAACAGTAACAAAGTCATTTTTGGAATATCTAAAAACTCAGCCGATTGTCTTCGAAGTTTTTGGACATTATCAACAACATCCTTTGCATAAAGATGCCAAACTTGAAta TGTGAGACAACCACCAAAGAGAATGCTTCCACCATCCATACCAATCAGTCAACCTGTACGTTCACCGAAATTTGGTAGCGTTTTACCATCTCCCAGTACATCACACGTACATGCAAAATACGATGTATTAGTTTGGTTCGAAATTTGTGAATTAGCGCCAAATGGTGAATATGTACCCTCCGTGGTCGATCATAGTGATGATCTACCATGCCGTGGATTATTTTTGCTGCATCAGGGAATTCAACGTCGTATTCGAATTACTATTGTTCACGAACCAGCATCTGAATTGCGATGGAAAGATGTTAGAGAATTGGTTGTAGGTCGTATTAGAAACACTCCAGaaccagaagaagaagacaatGATTCATCCGTGCTCTCATTAGGTCTATTTCCTGGTGAATATTTAGAAGTACCCGGTGATGATAGATGCATGTTCAGATTTGAAGCAGCATGGGATAGTTCTCTTCATAATTCAGCTTTGCTGAATAGAGTCACAGCATATGGAGAACAAATCTTTATGACCATTTCTGCATATCTCGaa ttGGAAAATTGTGGAAGGCCGGCGATCATCACAAAAGACTTAAGCATGATTATTTATGGCAGAGACGCTAGAGTAGGACCACGTTCTCTGAAGCATCTGTTCAGCGGAAGTTATCGCAATCAGGAAGCGAATAGGCTCAGTGGTGTTTACGAGTTGGTCCTACGTCGTTCTTCGGAAGCAGGTAGCCCAG gtgTTCAGAGGCGACAACGTCGTGTATTAGACACCAGTTCTACATATGTtagaggagaagaaaatctTCATGGATGGAGACCTCGAGGAGATAGTTTAATATTCGATCATCAATgggaattagaaaaattgacgAGATTAGAAGAAGTGGGGAAAGTAAGACACACATTACTATTACGAGAAAAACTTGGTATTGATAAAGTATCATTCtgcaataaaatatcacaTGATTTCACCAAAAGTGAAAag GACGTTTGTAACATGATGGCGAAGGCAACAAACGAAACGCATGCTAGTCCGGTAAAATTGAAGCGTTCAACAAGTAAAGACATTTATGAACCTTGGGAAATGtccgagagagaaaaagaattagcTTTGAAATGTATCAAACTTATTCAAGGTCGAATTCCAAACAAAGAACCTATTTTATTGTCAGATGTTTCACCTGGAGAAGATATGGCTGATATGTCGACATCTATGATGTCTTCGGTGATATCATCTTCGTCTCAAGA GTTAAGTTCACCAGAAAGAGCTAGACTGCAGGAATTGCAGGAAAGTATATTAGCCAGTGAATCTGCTAGCCAATCATGTACTATTGCGCCGGCTCCGTTGGGTTCATCTTCTCCATCAAAGGAGAATTTAGTTCTCTACGTTCCAGAAGTCGAAGAAATACGTATCAGTCCAGTTATTGCTAGGAAAGGATATTTGAATGTTCTCGAACACAAGACTAATGGTTGGAAGAAACGCTGGGtg GCTGTGCGACGACCATATGTTTTAATCtttcgagaagaaaaggaTCCAGTGGAGAGAGCTCTTATTAATTTAGCTACTGCTCAAGTTGAATATTCTGAAGATCAATTAGCTATGGTAAAAGTACCAAATACTTTcag tgTAGTCACAAAACATCGaggatatttattacaaacattAGGAGACAAAGAGGTTTATGACTGGCTATATGCTATTAATCCTCTTCTTGCTGGTCAAATCAG GTCAAAACTAGCGCGCAAAGGTCCGGCAGCtacaaatttgaataatgcTTCACCTGTTGGTCTAATTCCGCCAATAGATCAACAATCGAACCAAAATAAGTGA